Genomic window (Rubeoparvulum massiliense):
ACTTTCTACGAAGTCCTCATATTGATTGCGGACCTCTGTGAGACCATACAAGGAGAGTAGAAAAGAACTACCAGTAAATAGAAGAAAGATAAGAATAATAAGTAGCATTTTATGATTTAAACTCTTTCCCATGAATAAGCACCCCTTAAGTACGTTATCGTTGTATGAAGATGACTGGTATCTTAGCTAGAAATGGGGGAGAGAAATCGCTGTTTATCAATGAAAGAGTTAACTATGAGAGAAGTAAATGGAATGCAACCAAAGCACCAGCAGCAATCAAGATCGTAACATGAGTACGACGTAATGAAGGAGTGACGCGACGTCCCTTCATGATAAATCCGATAATGGCTGCGAGAAGAACCAAGGCGATCCCACCGATCCCTAGCCATTCACGGAGTTCCAGTTCTCCTTCATCAAGGAACTGAATAATTCCATGCACTGCAGCAATGATGAGTGCCAAGATCCCAGTAGGGAGATGCCAGGCTTGGAGCCAGCGCATACCAGCACGAAGCTTATCCATGCCAACTTGCTCACGAATGGATGGAATACGGATAATACGTCGAACGGGAAAAAGGAGAGCAGCTACTCCAGCCAGGATAATACTCCCCCAGCCAAGTGCTTCGCCTACTTCCTCAAATGCCTCGCCAAAAATTCCTTCATCATCGTCGTCATGGTCGTCATCATCGTCATGATCATCATCTGCATGGATAATTGCAAGCTCGTTAGACAGTAAAGGAGTCCAGCTTACCATGATGACAGAGATGATCAAAAGCAGAAAGAGAACTCTTAAAAACTTGGAATGGGTAGAAATGTTACGATGCTTCATATTGAACATGAATAATGCCTCCTCCAACAATAATAAGATTCAATCATTCATGATTCATCTAATGGGTATCTGGTTGGAAAGGCGTGTGGTTGACCACTGGTTGAATCATTCGATTATATAATGGCTTGGAATATTTAATGAGCCATGGACTAATCATTACAAGTAATAAGACATAGAGTGCTGCGAATGGCTGAAGCATTGGATTTAAGTGTGCTGTTAACGCTAGGCTGGTTACGATAATGGCAAATTCACCGCGTGCCATAATACTAAAGCCAATGTAGGATGCTTGTCGCCAAGAATAATGCACAGCGCGTCCTGCAATGATCCCAGCGAGAATATTACCAACTACCGTGAAGAGAACTGCGATGACCGCAGGTAATAATGCTTGGTCAAACGTGCGAAAGTCAATGGTAAGACCAAAGGAGAAGAAGAAGATGGCTCCAAATAGGTCGCGCATAGGTGTAATCCATTCCTTGATCTTTTGTTTTTCAGAAATCTCTGCCAGGATAAGTCCAAGCATGAGCGCACCAATTGCTTCTGCCATTCCCACAAGATTAGCAAGGAAGGCTACAGAAAGCAATAATGCGATGACAAAGAGAATGGTGAACTCATCGGATTTTTCTTTCAACCAATGTTCAATCCAGAGGCGACTCTTCCAACCAATGAAAAGGAAAAGTCCAATGATGAATAACGTTTTACCTAATGTGAACAGAACTATACTCAGCTGCGTTGAACCACTTAATAGGATACCAGAGATGATGGTAAGATAGATGGCTACTACCACATCTTCCAGCATCATTACACCGAGAATAAGGTCTGTCTCAGGACGGACCAGGCGTTGATTATCCACCAATAGTTTGGCCACAATAGCACTACTAGAGAACGTGGTGATTCCAATAATGATTAGGGTTTCATTCACCGTTCCGAAAAGAAGCACACCGAGTAAGATTCCTCGTAGCAGATTGAGACCAATATAGATACTTCCGCCTTGCAGGAGTCGCTTAC
Coding sequences:
- a CDS encoding cation:proton antiporter, giving the protein MSGDWLNIVALLSLLLAFSAWLSHTTRFSIIPFLMLLGMVFGPHGVVLGPVDLRIMETHPLIDLMSRFGILLLMFYLGLEFSLRSLVRSGKRLLQGGSIYIGLNLLRGILLGVLLFGTVNETLIIIGITTFSSSAIVAKLLVDNQRLVRPETDLILGVMMLEDVVVAIYLTIISGILLSGSTQLSIVLFTLGKTLFIIGLFLFIGWKSRLWIEHWLKEKSDEFTILFVIALLLSVAFLANLVGMAEAIGALMLGLILAEISEKQKIKEWITPMRDLFGAIFFFSFGLTIDFRTFDQALLPAVIAVLFTVVGNILAGIIAGRAVHYSWRQASYIGFSIMARGEFAIIVTSLALTAHLNPMLQPFAALYVLLLVMISPWLIKYSKPLYNRMIQPVVNHTPFQPDTH